AAGTTATGGTGATAAATAGAAACATCACATCGCAATTGAAGTGCGACATCGTTATCTCAAGTGTTACATTAACATAAGAAGAAAAATATTGACGACAAAAAACAAAGCAACTGTCAACGGTGTAACGTTCCAGATTTAAAAATTACACCTTATTGGCCTGTATTTCACCaaatatttttacagatgagtattgttttcataatttataaGCCTAGTATTTAGTTTATTTGACCAGAATTTCTAATTAACATACTTTTTTTATGCTACCTTATATGTTTTGAGGAAAACTTTGTTTTACAACCAGAATTTTATCATACCAAAATATCttaattcattatttaaataatttaaagaacAATAACATCATACCCTGTGGTAATCAGTTAACTTGCAAAATAGTGAATTataaagttattgtgtaagatCTTAGAAATTTAACACTTAGAAATCAAGTCAgtgtattcatgtttacattattttaatcattatattttgttagaAGCATTGGAATTAATTCATCGTTTTTGCTCAGATATCATACACTATGAATATGTTTACAGCACAACCTACCAAGATGACTACACGCACGGATGTCCTGGTTGCAAAAATGCAGCAATTACAGAAAGAACTGAAAATAGCCAATGATTTGAACAAAAGACTCCTTCAAGAACAGGAAGAGAGTGAACAGCAATTTGAGTGTGTTGTTAGAACAAACACAACCCTCAAAACTCAGCTCGCTAATCAGGATGTTGAGTTTGAAGACATGCAGGGGCAGTGGGATGAACTACAAGCTGCCGTTGATCAGTTCAAGACTTGTCAGGAGATACACGAGCAGGCATTACAACGCATCCAGGACTTAGAACAGCAGCTGGAGGAGTCGGAATCAAAACATACTTGCAAGTATTGTTCGGGCCACTCCGGACCGCCAGacaataatttaagtatttttgctGAACTCAATAGTTTTGATGTAGATATAGTTTATGACAACATAGAGTGCTCCCCTATGGTAGAAACTGTTAATTCAAAAAGTTCTGTGCACATAGAGGGCAGTAATGATATTAGAGTCACACTGAAAGGatccaaaaaaattaaaaaatatttaaaacttagtAGATTCATAAAGAAATCTAAACTTTTGCTAAAACGCCATAATTCAATGTTCAAGACAATACAATCCAAATGTAAGGGTGTCGCCTTAAGCGCTGACCTTCTAAACTGCCAACACCAACTAGACCGGACAGTAGAAGAATTGAATCATCGCTCCGATGAATTAAGAAAATTAGAATTAAAGTTGATAAGCCTAAATAATAGAGACGAACTGTCAAGTAAAGCGTTACAGGAATACATAGCCTTTATGAATAATGTTTTAGAACCGGGCAGCGGCTACCATCTGCGTATGGACTCGCCGCGGCCCCCGACACGCCCCGCCGCGCCGGAGTCGCCCGCGCTGCGCGCCGTCCTGGCCGCGCCGGGCTCGCCCGCGCTGCGCGCCCTGTTTGCGTCGCGCGCCTCCCTCGTGTCTGAGCTGCGCAGCGACTCCGAGCCTGCCCCCAGCCGAGTGGATTCGGCGCCCCCGCTGCCAACATCACCGCCGTGCCTAGTCGAGCAGGTTCCATCGTGGCCGGGCTTCGCTGAGCCGGTTCCATCGCTGCCGGGCCTTGTCGAGCCGGCTCCATCACCGCCGAGCCTTGTCGAGCCGGCTCCATCACCGCCGAGCCTTGTCCAGCTGGCTCTATCACTGCTGACCTATGTCGAGCCTGCTCCACCGCCGCCTCGCCTCCCCTCGCCAGCACCATCGCCGCAGAGCCTTGTTGAGCTGGCTTCATCGCCGCCGCGCCTTGTTGAGCTGGCTCCATCGCCGCCACGCCCTGATGAGCTGGCTCCATCGCTGGCTCCATCGCCACCACGCCTTGTTGAGCTGGCTCCATCGCCGCCACGCCTTGTTGAGCTGGCTCCATCGCCGCCACGCCTTGTTGAGCTGGCTCCATCGCCGCCACGCCTTGTTGAGCTGGCTCCATCGCCGCCACGCCTTGTTGAGCTGGCTCCATCGCCGCCGCGCCCACGTATCCCCGCGCGCACCGCCCTGTACTCGGACGAGGGGGGCGCCGGCCTGGGCGCGCTGCTGGCGGAGCGCTTGTCGCGGGGCGTCATCAACAACTGTCACCCGGGGGCCTCCGTCGATCGTCTGGTCGAATGTATTGCCGCGGGCGAGTTTGACCGCGACTCGACGCTTGTAGTTTTCGTAGGGAATAGTGTCGACTGTACTAAGCGagatatcttaaaattatccgCTACGCTCTCGGCGATTGACCGGGGAGGGGTTGCAAAAATAATTATCTGTGCGCTCCCATATAGAATGTCGAGCGAGGTCAATAAGAGGGTGTTTAATTACAATTCTTTATTGTATAACCTTTCCTTGTACAGTAGTACGATTTCGTATTTTGATACGAATACATTTATAGAAGATTTTGTTATGCCCCATAAAAGAACCTACCTGCCGAGAAGATGTCTAGTAGATTGTGCTAACCTGTTAGCATATAATATTGAAGACCCCGTCGTGGCTAGCACGGCGTCTAGTAGCCTTAAGTCACGTAGTATTGTACGCCTTGGTAGCGTAGGTTTTGAGATGGAGCCGCCTGGTGATTTGAATTTAAACTAACCGCTCCGACAACGTGTGCACCAGCCGGCTCCGTTCCTATTGGTCACTGTGATGCTAGTATATTTAGTAAAGCCGATGTACTGTATTTAGTTCATCAAAATATCCAAGGATTTACCTGTAAGGAACTTGAAATTGATCTGTTTTTACAGTCCACGAATGTTGACATTCTCTGTGTTACTGAGCACTGGCTTAAAGGTCAtgaatttatgtttaattttaataatcataGTGTAATAAGTTCTTTTTTTAGGAGATCCTGCAATCGCGGCGGGTCATTGATATTagtgaaacataatttaaaatgtaaggaGCGTAGAGACATTGTTGACATGTCTGTGGAACGGCATATAGAACTTTCCTGTGTTGAGTTGGAACAATTTATAATTGTATGCGTGTACAGGCCCCCTTCGGCGGACTATAACTTATTTGAATCTGTGATAGATGAAGTACTTAGTAGTGTTTTTAGAACtcagaaaattataattgtttgTGGCGATTTTAATATTAACTTGCTTGAAAATTCGCCAACTTGTGGAAGGTTACTAAATACTTTCAAATCTTTTAATTTAGATAACTTATTTTGTGAGCCCACTCGAATCACAGCAACCAGTGCTACATGTATAGATAACATCTTTAGTAACAGGGATGCGATTAGTAAATCTGTTATTAACAACCTAAGTTCTGACCACTGTGGACTAAAAGCTTCTTTCAGCGGGAAAACTGAAGAAATTCCTCAAGATACTATGTGCAGGCCGATTTCCGAAAGGCGCCTAGATTTATTCAATCGTAATATCACTAAACAATTATGTTATCTTTCATGTACTCAGGAAGACCCCGATTGTTTGAGTTCCGAGTTgtttaactgtattaaaaaggaATTTGATGCCTGTTTCATTCAGAAGAAGGTTCAAGGTAAGGCCAAGACTAAATTTAGTGACTGGGCTACGCCGGATATTCACGAGAAAAGACGCCGACTCTACGACTTATATGATTTAAAAGCAACTTATAAAAGGCCGGAATTTCTGGAGTACGTTAAGAATTTTTCTAAATCTTTTAAGATGATGTGTTTCGCCGCGAAAGCTGATTTTTTGTCCAAAAAGATCCTAAATTCTAGTGATAAAGTTAAAACTGTATGGCAAGTAATCAGCAATGAAACTGGAAAACGTAAAATGAAGGATCCGCACTACAacctacgaattgctgacactttagtaagttcCGATCGTGAAGTGGCAGATCATTTTGAGCGGTTTTTCTCGAATATACCGGTAGAAACGACAAAGACTCTTAATTCATCGCCAGACGTCGCTGAAGAAATTTTGAAGACAAATGTGGCGGCATGTACAGAAATCTTCAAATTTTCATATGTCACTCCGAACACTGTTCTTAAGACTTTTAggtcattaaatttaaagaaaacagaAGATCTTTGGGGCCTGTCAGTCAAAGTATTACATTCCATTATTGAATCGATTACACCATACTTGGCTGAGATTTTCAACAGATGCATTGATGCTGGtatttttccagatattatgaaacatagtaaaatcatCCCGCTGTTTAAATCAGGAACGAAAACAGATCCAGCGAACTTTAGACCAATTTCAATACTACCGGCATTAAGCAAAGTGTTCGAGAAACTTATTCTGAATCAACTATTGTCACATTTCAACAGAAATAAACTGCTGGACAgcaatcaatttggttttaccaGAGGTCGATCTACTACTGACGCCGGTgcggtacttctaaaacacatctttgacgcttgggaaaaagctcaagatgctgtgggaattttctgtgatctgtcaaaggcatttgattgcgttgatcaCGAAAATTTAAAGAGAAAATTAAGCCGCTATGGGATAAAGGCTAGTGCCCTTGACCTAGTCTCATCGTacctttcggatagaactcagcgagtagttatTAATGGAGCTCAATCAGCGGGGTCCCCGGTAGCCCTcggagtgcctcaaggttcaattcttggtcccttcctgtttttggtatacattaatgatttaccaaaagttgtgcaagatagacatgatatagtgttattcGCAGATGACACTTCCCTTATATTTAAAGTGGACAGAAAGGAAAATAGCTTCGATAGCATTAATGAAGCGTTATCTACCGTAGTAAACTGGTTTACGGCAAACAATttgcttttgaacgccaagaaaaccaaatgcatcaagtttacgctacctaacgtcaagcaggtaactaacagcaagattaaaataaaaggtgatacgctggaatttgaagatcgaactgttttcctgggagtcactttagactcaaaactgcaatggcatgcacatatagccactctagccggcaaactcagttcagcagcctatgcagtgaggagaatcagacagctaacaaacgtagagacggccaggctggtatactttagttatttccatagtgttatgtcgtatagaattctgttgtggggaaaagcggcagacattcagacaatatttgtgctgcaaaaacgagctgtacgttccatctatggactgggcgctcgagtatctctgagagagaaattcaaagaggttaacattcttaccattgcatctcaatacatacttgagaatattatgtatgttcggaaaaacatccacgaattcaagcttaacagtgacatccataactataacactagaaacaaacataaacttgctgtgcccgcccaccgcctccgtaaggttagtacgtctttcgtcgggaactgtacacgtttttataacaaagtccctactgacatagcgaatttaccacttaccaaatttaagtcacacattaagcgctccttgttaagtaaggcgtactacactgtaaatgattttttctactccagcacttaaatatgtcaattaaatgactgacagtgatatctaaagcaatgtcatttgaatgctttgtctataggctcataagatgactgctagcagtcatctcatgagtataatacaactgctttattttttttaaagatacaagttccgatcatcttgattgaaagaggtatgttttcatttacaataataactctttttttttaaataataactaaattttttttaaataataactttttttttaaataataactcttttttttaataataactctctctctttttttttttttttttttgctgcagctgtcatagaaaaagtaatgtatgcaacagctcataattggttcttaaaattctcggatctttttttacaaaactcgactacgtctcgttttgtaacttcgacccttgaattttaagaacccttattatatcactgttgcataaactactattatacacgatagagatgcctttaagcctgtagcttgatttcgatagtatgataagagttcaataaatattgttttttcattgtaaattaaatatgctagtgtccagtagaattgacacatgagacaatcatgttctcgcttgattatattgtttaatttaattttagttttggacacttggagaccatatacatctctaagtaattatttattttatttttaatgattctgacacttggagacctttacatccctaagtatttattcattttattatttttattttattgtacatacttatatttttaatgattcggacacttagagacctttacatctctaagtcaatttaggctagtaattatgtgaagctataccgtcttttatgtaacatacgagcacaaaatgctgtgtctcacagctaagtgttatcactattttaatattaatataggccggtagcttgaacatgtcatgctcgcttaaaagtctttgcttacggtggcgtcgttgatcgggtcgccactttcccgaatgaaggttgagggaggcgatggctgagatacgcgtcgtactcgtgaacgggtgctgtttgtggagacgggtctgtttaagctaacacgaatatatttagtaactttattttttaatttaattgcagtgagacgcctcattcggttctcgtatgttttttttttctcgtaatgtgttaatcatacaggattgtgactcttggagaccctatacatctctaaggatattttgataaactatgttattttttagttctgacacttagagacatttacacctctaaataagtttagatttttttccatgtatctgttttgtttttattttaatattattattatagtttttttatgtaattcgacattaagagaccttatacatctctaagtaattgtattacgttagtttgatttggtagttgtagttgtatttaataattgttgatgtataattattattattttgcttgtatgtaaattcaatgttgacgtgtaaaagtgcccttgtggcctatttgctgaataaatgttgaagttgaagttgaagaagttcgaaagctcatatttttgtatggaaatcgaGGTTCGCCATTTCTCAATGGGCTCAACATGTTTGTTTGTGTAAACATATTGTCTCATAATGCTAGGTACCCTTTTTTAGGCCGCGCTTATCGCTCAGACCTGCCGGGTCCCTCTTCCATGTATaagcatttttatattctgtgatacttttatattatatagtattattccaagcttatcaacgtaacggtttaataaaacaatatggccatacagtgaaccaacataaggtgcttgtaatattagttctaatgacagttattgaaagcccgccAAATCTATACTTTGAGCGATATATGTTATCTGTGACACTTAGCTTTTGCCTGTcaacttgtagagaattacGGCTAGATGAGAAACCAGCTTTGTACAacgaatatttattataaacctgtcaagaagaacatcgtctttacatttttaagcaATATACGAATCCCCAGAGCGAGGCCCATAGGGTGAGCTAACACATGCACGCGTGGAACAAATGATAATGTCGTCAAAATATTTCCCTTCAGCAAACAAATGCCAACGCTAACGCACACCCGtcgcccggacccggaccggaGCACTCGGTCCACATTGGGGCAGCATGGCGTGGCATGCAAAACAACCTGTTTGTGATGGTTGTTCTCATTGGTGGAG
This region of Cydia amplana chromosome 4, ilCydAmpl1.1, whole genome shotgun sequence genomic DNA includes:
- the LOC134647561 gene encoding tropomyosin-1, isoforms 33/34-like — its product is MTTRTDVLVAKMQQLQKELKIANDLNKRLLQEQEESEQQFECVVRTNTTLKTQLANQDVEFEDMQGQWDELQAAVDQFKTCQEIHEQALQRIQDLEQQLEESESKHTCKYCSGHSGPPDNNLSIFAELNSFDVDIVYDNIECSPMVETVNSKSSVHIEGSNDIRVTLKGSKKIKKYLKLSRFIKKSKLLLKRHNSMFKTIQSKCKGVALSADLLNCQHQLDRTVEELNHRSDELRKLELKLISLNNRDELSSKALQEYIAFMNNVLEPGSGYHLRMDSPRPPTRPAAPESPALRAVLAAPGSPALRALFASRASLVSELRSDSEPAPSRVDSAPPLPTSPPCLVEQVPSWPGFAEPVPSLPGLVEPAPSPPSLVEPAPSPPSLVQLALSLLTYVEPAPPPPRLPSPAPSPQSLVELASSPPRLVELAPSPPRPDELAPSLAPSPPRLVELAPSPPRLVELAPSPPRLVELAPSPPRLVELAPSPPRLVELAPSPPRPRIPARTALYSDEGGAGLGALLAERLSRGVINNCHPGASVDRLVECIAAGEFDRDSTLEILQSRRVIDISET